In one window of Cheilinus undulatus linkage group 23, ASM1832078v1, whole genome shotgun sequence DNA:
- the wnt16 gene encoding protein Wnt-16, whose translation METRSCGVRRVCTLSLLLVSVRPLSCSSSWMWLGVTSAGVPEKLGCANLPLSHKQRDLCRKKPFLLPSIQDGARLAVSECQNQFKHERWNCSTSEQPPVFGHELTSGTKETAFIYAVMAAGLVHAVTRSCSQGNMTECGCDARLQGGGSAVDGWHWGGCSDHIQYGTWFSRRFIDNTVKNMSTTRGGYTTSTMNQHNSEVGRQAIERTMSTDCRCHGVSGSCAVKTCWRTMAPFERVGVYLKERYENSIQVSDRSRRKTRRKDQRRPPVDKQQLIFFNKSPNYCLEDRRRGVAGTRGRRCNRTSTGSDSCNLLCCGRGYNTHVVRHVQRCECKFVWCCYVRCRRCESMNDMHTCK comes from the exons GTGGCTGGGTGTGACCTCGGCGGGGGTCCCAGAGAAGCTGGGCTGTGCTAATCTCCCTCTGAGCCATAAACAGCGAGACCTCTGCCGAAAGAAACCCTTCCTTCTGCCCAGCATCCAGGACGGAGCCCGGCTCGCTGTGTCCGAGTGCCAGAACCAGTTCAAACATGAGAGGTGGAACTGCTCCACAAGTGAGCAGCCGCCAGTGTTTGGACACGAGCTGACCAGCG GGACCAAAGAGACAGCGTTTATCTACGCAGTGATGGCGGCGGGGCTGGTCCACGCCGTCACGCGCTCCTGCAGTCAGGGGAACATGACGGAGTGCGGCTGCGACGCTCGGCTGCAGGGCGGCGGCTCGGCAGTCGACGGCTGGCACTGGGGCGGCTGCTCGGATCACATCCAGTACGGGACGTGGTTCAGCCGCAGATTCATCGACAACACAGTGAAAAACATGTCGACGACCCGAGGAGGGTACACGACGAGCACCATGAACCAACACAACAGTGAGGTGGGCCGACAG GCGATCGAGCGGACGATGTCCACAGACTGTCGATGCCATGGCGTCTCTGGCTCCTGTGCCGTAAAGACATGTTGGAGGACAATGGCGCCCTTTGAGCGCGTTGGCGTGTATTTGAAGGAGCGCTACGAGAACAGCATCCAGGTCTCCGACCGCTCAAGGAGGAAAACGAGGAGGAAGGATCAGCGTcgcccccctgtggacaaacagcagctcatcTTCTTCAACAAGTCTCCAAATTACTGCTTGGAGGACCGGCGCCGTGGCGTGGCCGGGACTAGGGGGCGCCGCTGCAACCGTACGTCCACGGGCTCGGACAGCTGTAACCTACTCTGCTGTGGTCGGGGATACAACACTCACGTGGTCAGACACGTCCAGCGCTGCGAGTGCAAGTTTGTGTGGTGCTGCTACGTCCGGTGCAGGCGCTGTGAGAGCATGAACGACATGCACACCTGTAAATAA